The genomic DNA cctgaagggagagctgcagcttcAGTACAGAGATATTATTCTCTGTTGTTAGCAGAGTTAGTGCTTATTAACACTTGAACTTGAAGCTGTCTGGTTTGGAGTTTGTTTGTATTCTGTGCTGCCAGAGGGAGATGAACAGATACTGTAAGGTTGCTCTTCCTTCAGGCGATTCGGCTATGTCGACTTTTCAACAGCTGAAGATCTGGACAAAGCTCTCCAGCTGAATGGGAAGAAGTTAATGGGTTTGGAAATCAaactggaaaaagcaaaaagcaaggaatcaatgaaagaaaataagaaaggtATGTCTCATAAGCACTTGTGCACATCCCAGAGGGGTTGTCGTAGCTGGGCCTTGGAGCAGGCTGACAGTATTGCTGATAGCCACTGTTCTGCTCTCTTAAAGCAAACCTTCCTGGTTTGGGCTCTATATCATAACCAGTTTCTGGGATGCTAATGTATGGATAGGCAAGTTCAGACAGGTGTATCTGAAGAATCCCAAGAAATAAAGCACAGTGGGGTTCTGAGGAGGAATTGGGGCTCTTTCTCGAGCTTTAGAACCTGTTTCCTCAACTTGATGCCCTTAAGATAAATACAACAGCAGCCCAGTTAACTGCTTTAATAGCTGCTCTTTCAGCTTCTGAGAATGAATGCGTACTGTGGCTTTAATTCCTGCTGGATCAACTCTGTGATTCTCACTAAACTGCCAATGTAGGTGGGAAGGGGTTTTGAGCTGTCAACGTGAAAGTGTCACCTCTCTccctttgcagagagagacgcTCGGACGCTGTTTGTGAAGAACCTGCCCTACCGCGTAACCGAAGATGAGCTGAGAGAGGTGTTTGAAAACGCTCTTGAAGTCAGAATAGTCATGAACAAGGAAGGGAACAGCAAAGGGTATGTAGCTCAGAGGGCTGCTGGATGTTTGCTGTTCCTCAAACTCTTGGTGTATTTCAATAAGCTCGCGTGTCCATAAGCCACCTCAAGGACTCGCTGCATTAGATGTACTGGAAATATTGGGTTTTCAAAGCGTTTTTTCTTGCACATCTTTTCCCCTCACTTGTGAGCTTTAATCATTCCTGAAAGGAGGCATTTGCTCATGttcttttctctgctgtagGATGGCCTACATTGAGTTTAAAACAGAAGCTGATGCAAACAAAGCTTTGGAGGAGAAGAAAGGCACAGAGATTGATGGTCGTACCTTGGTAATTGACTTCACGGGTGAGAAGAGCCATCAAGATCATCAGAAAGGTATTTTTCCAGACCAGTAACATGCATGCAAATTATATTTAGGATTTAATTCTGACAGTTTCAAAAGTTTGCTAGGGATAGAGCAACTGCAGGAAAACTTGACAGATATCAGGAAGGGACCTTTTGCTCAGTGTGTGCTCTGCATCCTGTGCATTTCATGTCACTACTGCGTGTTTCAGAGGAGGGAGGAGTCAGCTAGTCTAGGTGACCAGGCTGGCCTTGCACTTACTATAAGATGAGGCACAAGGGTGAGGAGGGAGCAACAACTCTCACCACAGAGAGGATATTCTGCCTAGAAGAGAGCTCCTTCCCCATACTTGCACCTACAGCACAGATTTTTCTCCCATAGGAGGTGGAGAGAGGGAGTCGAAGACACTAATTGTCAACAACCTCTCGTATGCTGCTTCAGAAGAGACTCTCCAAGAACTGTTCAAGAAAGCTTCATCCATCAAGATGCCACAGAACAACCAGGGCAGGCCTAAAGGGTAAGCTGTGCTTCCTCCCAACTCCTGAGCTGGCACTGCAAATGGCTTAGCTCCACACATCCCTTGTGTTCTCTCAGGCTGACTGAAACCTCCTTCTCCAAACAGGTATGCATTTGTAGAATTTCCCACAACCGAGGATGCCAAAGAGGCACTGAATTCCTGTAACAACACAGAGATTGAAGGCAGAGCAATCAGGCTGGAGTTCAGTTCACCAGGATGGCAGAAAGGGAACACGAATGCAAGAGGAGGATTTAACCGTAAGTGGTTTGGGTTTGATCGTTGGATCTTGAGATGGCAGGAATGGCACACTCCTGCCACAGCAAACAGCtgctttaaagaaagagaaatgccaAATCAAAAACCATGCCTGTGGAGTGGAAGACTTGCAGTGTGAGCAAGTGCTGGATATGATGACTGATTATCTGAAATGCTGATGAAACTATTGCCAAAGTCCTCTAGATAGTCAAGTGCTGATCCAGCGGTGGCTGTCCACTTTCTGTGCCTATTGATAAGGTGCAAGCATCTATGCAAAGActtaaacaaaacagttttgtcagtaccaggttgACTGATGGAGATACTTTTGCCATCAGGTTTTAAGTGTCCTGAAAAAGTTGTCAAGGACTTCACCAAGTGCCTGAGCTGTTGGTTTGAACCAAACCCCTCAGCCTTGTGCAGTGCTGTAAGGACCAGGAGATGGCAGTGCAAGCTgggcataagaaaaaaacagtggtTGCCTTGCTGAGGTTTACTAATCTGTGCCTGTACTTTGTTTCTGTAGAACAAAGCAAAACGTTATTTGTCAGAGGCCTTTCTGAGGACACCACAGAGGAGACGCTAAGAGAGTCGTTCGAAGGCTCTATAAGTGCAAGAATAGTCACAGACAGAGACACGGGATCATCTAAAGGGTATGTTAAGCATCACCTGGGATTGGCTCAGCTGCTACACCACCCCTTAATTCAGGGCATTTCGTGCTCCTGGTTCATCCTTTGGGGTGTAGTAAATGGGGTGGAACTTGGAGCCCAGTGTGGGGCTGGTGGTGGGGGCAGCACGTGCTCACTTCTCAATGAGCTCCTCCCTGCCAACATGTCAGTGGCAGCTGGTGGATTCGCACGAGAAGGATATCAACTGCTCAGCACTGGCACGGCTCACCTTGGGGCTCCATGGAGTGTGATTAGCCACTGCTGTTCCACAAGTTACAACTCCTAAGCTCTGATGCCTGTGTGGGTGTTTCTGGATGGGTGTCATGTGCCTGTAGCCTGGAGGTGGTGCTACAGCTTATGGAGTTTGACTCTCTTCACCCCATGCCTAGGTTTGGATTTGTGGACTTCAGCTCCCCAGAAGATGCCAAAGCAGCTAAAGAAGCCATGGAAGATGGAGAGATAGATGGAAACAAAGTGATCCTTGATTTTGCCAAGCCAAAGGGTGACTTTCAGCGCGGCGGTGGATTTGGTGGTCGTGGTGGCAGAGGAGGTGGccgaggaggaagaggtggaTTTGGTGGCAGAGGTGGTGGCAGAGGTGGATTTGGAGGTGAGAAGAGACAAAATACTGCTGTTTTGAGGGGGTGTGCTCAAAAATGAACCCCAAGGCATCCTTGGGGTTATGATATAGTGCTGCCCTGGAGCTCTGGAGGCGAGTCAGGAGGGCTTTGGAAGGGCAGTGATGTATCTATGCAGGATAACCTGTAACTCTGCTTTCTCACCTACATTTTAGGTAGAGGAGGTGGCTTCcgaggaggcagaggaggaggtggagatcACAAGCCCCAAGGGAAGAAGATAAAGTTTGAGtaaactttccttttcctttcccttctcctgctcTCTGAGACTATCTGAAAGGACTCCGGGGGTTTTTATTCTCCTTTGAGCGTGGCGGAGCCTTTGGAGGACATTCCAAGATGCAAAGCAGTACTGTGAGCCACTTGGAAGATGCAATTTTCATTTCAAGGAAGAG from Colius striatus isolate bColStr4 chromosome 12, bColStr4.1.hap1, whole genome shotgun sequence includes the following:
- the NCL gene encoding nucleolin, whose product is MVKIAKTPKNQIKQKKMAPPPKKVEESEEEESSELEESSGEEMVPQKKQQKVAVTPAKKATTPAKKAVTPAKKAITPAKKAVVTPAKKAVVPSPKKAAVLAKGAKNGKNAKKEESEEEEEEDEDDEEDDDEDEDDEEEDSDEEEEPPMPVKPVAKKPAAVPAKKPAVVPAKQESEEEDDDDDEDDDDEEEDDESEDEAMDTAPVPVKKATPAKAAPVKAKAESEDDEDEDDDDEDEEDEEDDEEEDDEEESEDEKPVKEAPGKRKKEMANKSAPEAKKKKTDGPASAFSLFVGNLVATKEFEELKTGIKEFFGKKNIEVLDVRIGSSKRFGYVDFSTAEDLDKALQLNGKKLMGLEIKLEKAKSKESMKENKKERDARTLFVKNLPYRVTEDELREVFENALEVRIVMNKEGNSKGMAYIEFKTEADANKALEEKKGTEIDGRTLVIDFTGEKSHQDHQKGGGERESKTLIVNNLSYAASEETLQELFKKASSIKMPQNNQGRPKGYAFVEFPTTEDAKEALNSCNNTEIEGRAIRLEFSSPGWQKGNTNARGGFNQQSKTLFVRGLSEDTTEETLRESFEGSISARIVTDRDTGSSKGFGFVDFSSPEDAKAAKEAMEDGEIDGNKVILDFAKPKGDFQRGGGFGGRGGRGGGRGGRGGFGGRGGGRGGFGGRGGGFRGGRGGGGDHKPQGKKIKFE